A genomic region of Rhodanobacter sp. contains the following coding sequences:
- a CDS encoding GH92 family glycosyl hydrolase yields the protein MVTRRRFLQGAAALTLLGGIAPRGALAAARGQGSAEALTGMAKNGVSRWVDVFVGTGGHGHTYPGASMPWGMVQLSPDTNDFGWDACSGYHQADGSIMGFSHTHLSGTGASDMLDVLVMPAQGEVLLDPGARGLPEENYYSKFDGAAHGPHLTANAVAHPGKGYRSRYDKASERGVPGYYRVHLTDHDILAELTATLRTGLHRYTFAKGGKAHLLVDFAHGYHDDPKVPCKVSDATLKLVGKDTLVGGRRVHQWANGRHIYFAMKLSRPFAQATLYSENQPLPSGTGEAKGTHLKAALHLDEASSAPLLVKVGISAVDTDGALRNLESELPGWDFEHVRETAAEAWETELSRIRIDTPSETAKRSFYSSLYHTMLAPTLFSDVDGRYRGMDLAVHELPQGQHNYSTYSLWDTYRALHPLYTLYQPDKVPDLVNGLVRMAAESPDGPPVWPLQGVETGCMIGYHSAVVIAEAQAKGFAGIDYAKAWPIYRKRAFDDDYRGLPLYRKLGYIPADQEWESVSKTLEYSYDDWALSHLAERLGEKDDAQRLRERSRNYRHVFDEKITFVRPRDSKGQWIEPFDPREMGHFDKWRDFTESNPWEATFLNQHDLYGYMPMFGSVAAFERKLDGLFTTSSRLPADAPPDIAGMIGQYAHGNEPSHHVAYLYAYTGSHWKTQSRVRMLLETMYPPLPDGIAGNDDCGQMAAWYVLSALGLYAVDPVSANYVFGSPLFDRAEMALGEGRKLIVETRGNGPGKAYIQSVTWNGKPWTKSWIGHAELAAGGTLVFEMGDQPNRKFGAAPEDRPPSFGRLVTETKA from the coding sequence ATGGTGACCCGCAGACGATTCCTGCAAGGCGCAGCGGCATTGACTCTGCTTGGCGGCATTGCACCGCGCGGCGCGCTGGCCGCGGCGCGCGGGCAGGGCAGCGCCGAAGCGCTGACCGGCATGGCGAAGAACGGCGTGTCGCGCTGGGTCGACGTGTTCGTCGGCACCGGCGGCCACGGCCACACCTATCCCGGTGCGTCGATGCCGTGGGGCATGGTGCAGCTCTCGCCCGACACCAACGACTTCGGCTGGGACGCCTGCTCGGGCTACCACCAGGCCGACGGTTCGATCATGGGTTTCTCGCACACCCACCTGAGCGGCACCGGCGCCAGCGACATGCTCGACGTGCTGGTGATGCCGGCGCAGGGCGAGGTGCTGCTCGACCCGGGTGCGCGCGGCCTGCCGGAGGAAAACTACTACTCGAAGTTCGACGGCGCGGCGCACGGACCGCACCTCACCGCGAACGCGGTGGCGCATCCGGGCAAGGGTTATCGCTCGCGCTACGACAAGGCCTCCGAGCGCGGCGTGCCCGGCTATTACCGCGTGCACCTCACCGATCACGACATCCTCGCGGAGCTGACCGCCACGCTGCGCACGGGCCTGCACCGCTACACCTTCGCCAAGGGCGGCAAGGCGCACCTGCTGGTCGACTTCGCGCACGGCTACCACGACGACCCCAAGGTGCCGTGCAAGGTCTCGGACGCCACATTGAAGCTGGTGGGCAAGGACACCCTGGTCGGCGGCCGCCGCGTGCACCAGTGGGCGAACGGCCGCCATATCTACTTCGCGATGAAGCTGTCGCGGCCGTTCGCGCAGGCCACGCTGTACAGCGAGAACCAGCCGCTGCCCAGCGGCACGGGCGAGGCCAAGGGCACGCACCTCAAGGCCGCCCTGCACCTGGACGAGGCGAGCAGCGCGCCGCTGCTGGTGAAGGTGGGCATCTCCGCCGTGGATACCGACGGCGCGTTGCGCAACCTGGAATCGGAACTGCCCGGTTGGGATTTCGAGCACGTGCGGGAGACCGCGGCGGAGGCCTGGGAAACCGAGCTGTCGCGCATCCGCATCGACACGCCGTCGGAGACGGCGAAGCGCTCGTTCTACAGCTCGCTCTACCACACCATGCTCGCGCCCACGCTGTTCAGCGACGTGGACGGTCGCTACCGCGGCATGGATCTGGCGGTGCACGAATTGCCGCAGGGCCAGCACAACTACAGCACCTACTCGCTGTGGGACACCTACCGCGCGCTGCATCCGCTGTACACGCTGTACCAGCCCGACAAGGTGCCCGACCTGGTCAACGGCCTGGTGCGCATGGCCGCGGAAAGCCCGGACGGCCCACCGGTATGGCCGCTGCAGGGCGTGGAAACCGGCTGCATGATCGGCTACCACTCCGCCGTGGTCATCGCCGAGGCGCAGGCCAAGGGTTTCGCCGGCATCGACTACGCCAAGGCGTGGCCGATCTACCGCAAGCGCGCCTTCGACGACGACTACCGTGGCCTGCCGCTGTACCGCAAGCTCGGCTACATCCCCGCCGACCAGGAGTGGGAGTCGGTGAGCAAGACGCTGGAGTATTCCTACGACGACTGGGCGCTGTCGCACCTGGCCGAGCGCCTGGGCGAGAAAGACGACGCCCAGCGCCTGCGCGAACGTTCGCGCAACTACCGCCACGTGTTCGACGAGAAGATCACCTTCGTGCGCCCGCGCGACAGCAAGGGCCAGTGGATCGAGCCGTTCGATCCGCGCGAGATGGGGCATTTCGACAAGTGGCGCGACTTCACCGAGTCGAACCCGTGGGAGGCCACCTTCCTCAACCAGCACGACCTGTACGGCTACATGCCGATGTTCGGCAGCGTGGCCGCGTTCGAGCGCAAGCTGGACGGGCTGTTCACCACCAGCTCCCGGTTGCCCGCCGATGCGCCGCCGGACATCGCCGGCATGATCGGCCAATACGCGCACGGCAACGAACCCAGCCACCACGTGGCCTACCTCTACGCCTACACCGGCAGCCACTGGAAGACCCAGTCGCGCGTGCGCATGCTGCTGGAAACCATGTATCCGCCGCTGCCCGACGGCATCGCCGGCAACGACGATTGCGGCCAGATGGCGGCGTGGTACGTGCTGAGCGCGTTGGGCCTGTACGCGGTCGACCCGGTGAGCGCGAACTACGTGTTCGGCAGCCCGCTGTTCGATCGTGCCGAAATGGCGCTGGGCGAAGGCCGGAAGCTCATCGTCGAGACGCGCGGCAACGGCCCGGGCAAGGCCTACATCCAGTCCGTGACGTGGAACGGCAAGCCGTGGACGAAGAGCTGGATCGGCCACGCGGAACTCGCGGCCGGCGGCACGCTGGTGTTCGAGATGGGCGACCAGCCGAACAGGAAGTTCGGCGCCGCGCCGGAAGACCGGCCGCCGTCGTTCGGCCGTCTCGTTACGGAAACCAAAGCATAA
- a CDS encoding TonB-dependent receptor: MIRLSRVFARKPLYAALTLAILSFEGGLPVAVHAQQAPASSPQQTTDSTTSGTTKTDGKKKAGSEKPVLLQGMVVTGYRQSIDENLQDKRNTNEIVEVVNAQNIAQFPAQNIADALQFVPGVVISRSDGEGKNISIRGLAPELTLTELNGNYVASADTSSGLDRSFNYQLLPANMFSSVKLYKSQMASLDEGGIGGVVEAHTRKPLDMKPNDGFVTVNGTGADNNGKINPQVSGLYSWHNSDRTFGVLVSGAYDKRQETEYTSNASNWYWWANNYATQPPVSVGGSPFGNYVEPNIPEWGNVPPGGIVDQGGRAYSGYWMPQQFSTSQTQLNLKNKAAQLTLQFKPSDHFGLTANYFRFQLDRTQITNTLEIPEWNLPTDTYANQQGNLLAPNGLTFDPSGTIVTGANYRLPAAGTGCNSLTNPVTGAQRQPVDVCSTQTPWLNGNYSVEKATSQTANIEGEWNTGGILSGTFNLGRTWATGGPSVEFGVAAKPRNFVNGQWVNGAQYSQWTLNGTPGISASTDTLQNMLGGEGQVDLGSTGSGFVNTATSQNVAQADFTLDFDDGWLSSVQFGAKYRYNTAFQQSGQLRWYCPGTDQQFQSCDPNAGNLQSSLLLPYELTTNTLAYHDNIFPGINFPAYYSYLNQTYDPVKYMDPDNQARVRESIGAAYVQVNFDTDTLHGNFGLRYVDTLQDVTTADQVTTYFADYYHAPDGTILICPASGVNSAGGPCAPGDFEYLPQQCSSYADGQAGKCSYYEAYTLNTQRRRYRNFLPSFNLVWNFADNFDLRAAANRAMARANYGDLAQLGSLNNYLPTYYADRSQFGAPLPGWYGSGADNNLQPFLATQYDAAVEWYYAPESVLGFDLFYKTVKNFVVPVQVNNFTVDVNGTPTPFAQYSTNANGQAGVSKGVELYTQHTWSSGFGVIANYTLNKTNSTAVSIGDTRIGSASLIGSAKYAGNLSLFYQKNGLLLRASSNWTGRVMDGLAAGLPEYTSPYNEVDLNGQYEINKHLMVTASVLNLTRSTTRSYLGSDTTDRLNTLEYDGRQYYVGLTYNFGTND; this comes from the coding sequence ATGATCCGTCTATCGCGTGTTTTTGCACGAAAGCCATTGTATGCGGCGCTTACTCTGGCGATCCTGTCTTTTGAGGGCGGCCTGCCGGTAGCCGTTCATGCCCAGCAGGCGCCGGCAAGCTCGCCTCAGCAGACGACCGACAGCACGACATCCGGCACGACCAAGACGGATGGCAAGAAGAAGGCCGGAAGCGAAAAACCCGTCTTGTTGCAAGGTATGGTCGTCACGGGCTACCGCCAGTCGATCGACGAAAACCTGCAGGACAAGCGCAACACCAACGAGATCGTGGAAGTCGTCAACGCGCAGAACATCGCGCAGTTTCCCGCCCAGAACATCGCCGATGCCCTGCAGTTCGTTCCGGGCGTGGTGATCAGCCGCAGCGACGGCGAGGGCAAGAACATCAGCATCCGTGGCCTGGCGCCGGAGCTGACGCTGACCGAGCTCAACGGCAACTACGTTGCCTCCGCCGATACCTCGAGCGGGCTCGACCGTTCGTTCAATTACCAGTTGCTGCCGGCCAACATGTTCTCCAGCGTCAAGCTCTACAAGAGCCAGATGGCGTCGCTGGACGAAGGCGGTATCGGCGGCGTGGTGGAGGCGCACACGCGCAAGCCGCTGGACATGAAGCCCAACGACGGCTTCGTCACCGTCAACGGAACGGGCGCCGACAACAACGGCAAGATCAATCCGCAGGTATCCGGGCTGTATTCCTGGCACAACAGCGACCGCACTTTCGGTGTGCTGGTGAGCGGCGCCTACGACAAGCGGCAGGAAACCGAATACACGTCCAACGCCTCGAACTGGTACTGGTGGGCCAACAACTACGCCACCCAGCCGCCGGTGAGCGTCGGCGGCAGCCCGTTCGGCAACTACGTGGAGCCCAACATTCCCGAATGGGGCAACGTCCCGCCGGGCGGCATCGTCGACCAGGGTGGCCGCGCCTATTCGGGTTACTGGATGCCGCAGCAGTTCAGCACCTCCCAGACGCAGTTGAACCTGAAGAACAAGGCCGCCCAGCTGACCTTGCAGTTCAAGCCCAGCGACCATTTCGGGCTGACGGCCAATTACTTCCGCTTCCAGTTGGACCGCACCCAGATCACCAATACGCTGGAAATTCCCGAGTGGAACCTGCCCACCGACACCTACGCGAACCAGCAGGGCAATCTGCTGGCGCCCAACGGACTGACGTTCGACCCGTCGGGCACGATTGTCACCGGCGCCAACTACCGGTTGCCGGCGGCTGGCACGGGATGCAACTCGCTGACCAACCCGGTCACCGGCGCGCAACGCCAGCCGGTGGACGTCTGCTCCACGCAGACGCCGTGGCTCAATGGCAACTACTCCGTCGAAAAGGCGACGTCGCAGACCGCCAACATCGAGGGTGAATGGAATACCGGCGGCATCCTCAGCGGTACGTTCAACCTTGGCCGCACCTGGGCCACGGGCGGCCCGTCGGTGGAGTTCGGCGTGGCGGCCAAGCCGCGCAACTTCGTCAACGGGCAGTGGGTGAACGGTGCCCAGTACAGCCAGTGGACCCTGAACGGCACGCCAGGCATCTCGGCCTCGACGGATACGCTGCAAAACATGCTGGGCGGCGAGGGGCAGGTGGATCTGGGTTCCACCGGCTCCGGCTTCGTCAACACCGCGACGTCGCAGAACGTCGCCCAGGCCGATTTCACGCTGGATTTCGACGATGGCTGGCTGTCGTCGGTGCAGTTCGGCGCCAAGTACCGCTACAACACCGCCTTCCAGCAGAGTGGCCAGCTGCGCTGGTACTGCCCCGGCACGGACCAGCAGTTCCAGAGTTGCGACCCCAATGCCGGCAACCTGCAGTCGAGTCTTCTGTTGCCGTACGAGCTGACCACCAACACGCTCGCCTACCACGACAACATCTTCCCGGGGATCAACTTCCCGGCGTACTACAGCTACCTCAACCAGACCTACGATCCCGTCAAGTACATGGATCCCGACAATCAGGCGCGGGTGCGCGAGTCGATTGGGGCGGCCTACGTGCAGGTGAATTTCGACACCGACACCCTGCACGGCAACTTCGGCCTGCGCTACGTGGATACCCTGCAGGACGTGACCACCGCCGATCAGGTCACCACGTACTTCGCGGACTACTATCACGCCCCGGATGGAACCATCCTGATCTGTCCGGCCAGCGGCGTGAACTCCGCTGGCGGTCCGTGCGCTCCCGGCGATTTCGAATATCTCCCCCAGCAGTGCTCATCGTATGCGGACGGACAAGCCGGGAAGTGCTCGTACTACGAGGCCTACACCCTCAACACCCAGCGCCGGCGCTACCGGAACTTCCTGCCCAGCTTCAACCTGGTGTGGAATTTCGCCGACAACTTCGATCTGCGTGCCGCCGCCAACCGCGCCATGGCACGCGCCAACTACGGCGATCTGGCCCAGCTGGGCAGCCTCAACAACTACCTCCCGACCTATTACGCCGATCGCAGCCAGTTCGGCGCGCCGCTGCCCGGCTGGTATGGCAGCGGTGCGGACAACAACCTGCAGCCCTTCCTCGCCACCCAATACGACGCGGCGGTCGAGTGGTACTACGCGCCGGAATCGGTGTTGGGCTTCGACCTGTTCTACAAGACGGTGAAGAACTTCGTGGTGCCGGTCCAGGTGAACAACTTCACGGTGGACGTGAACGGCACGCCGACACCGTTCGCGCAGTACAGCACCAATGCCAACGGGCAGGCCGGCGTTTCCAAGGGCGTCGAGCTGTACACGCAGCACACGTGGTCGTCGGGCTTCGGCGTCATCGCGAACTATACGCTCAACAAGACCAACTCGACGGCGGTTTCCATCGGCGACACGCGGATCGGCAGCGCCTCGCTGATCGGCAGCGCGAAATACGCGGGGAACCTCTCGCTGTTCTACCAGAAGAACGGGCTGCTGCTGCGCGCGTCGTCCAACTGGACCGGCCGCGTGATGGACGGGCTGGCCGCCGGCCTGCCCGAGTACACCTCGCCTTACAACGAGGTCGACCTGAACGGCCAGTACGAGATCAACAAGCACCTGATGGTCACCGCATCGGTCCTCAACCTGACGCGTTCCACGACCCGTTCCTACCTGGGCAGCGATACGACCGACCGCCTGAATACGCTCGAGTACGACGGGCGCCAGTACTACGTGGGTCTCACGTACAACTTCGGAACCAATGACTGA
- a CDS encoding GH92 family glycosyl hydrolase gives MSNEHRGNRISPIRRRCGAIAAAMVIAMLGSGAGHARAGGAPQQPMQAVDEANPLVGTAPLDQQALIGNAPPPGELLYSGMLSPGAILPHGAVEAAPVNVNIDLAYPAGVAAPYYYAKPTMIGFTGGGGSTYGGNAQPMIMPVVGDWTMPPDYAQSYYDKATEKASPGYYSVYLDTSHTKVELTATQWTSLMRFTFPASHRSNVVVNLPREGGDIEVVDDHTLRGVSTDKHSWGGEDGPWFVAEFSRPFAKFGTFRAVHHDGDGFLGDEDVEAGRRNVSGSYAGAWVTFDTQAGEQVLVRIAHGHSAAEAEQRLHANDAIRDFDRAHASARAAWAQLLDRVQVTGGTPKQRMLFYSTLYHSFASPQLVARKGERFTGADGKVHVAGYDRYGPVPFWDTGRNQIVLLMLIEPNVVQDIMRSELDRAREHGYMDTSFHGDHASLMYDGAFQRGIPFNYAAAYAYLRKNATDPAGPRGYLAEYMKNGWIADIVPPGNPSPPYAGGKAGVATTLEYAWDDHALADIARRLGKMDDAQMFLRRAANYRNVFDPSVGFMRGRTADGQWIAPFDPGEPYYNFMMKEASGWSTLWLVPHDVQGLADLLGGRAAFDAKLDAFFSTPYRAKGICRDCTGMVGEYVQGNQPDQQAAYLYAWGGQPWKTQALVRRILAELYGSDASGYAYPGMDDQGSTSSWYVLSAMGFYPVDPSSPDYILGSPIFDRVRMRMGNGKMLEIDALNNSARNMYIQSATLNGKPWNKPWFSQADIVDGAKLVLTMGPKPNKSWGAEPDDAPPSMTMRKAGTN, from the coding sequence ATGTCCAATGAGCATCGAGGCAACCGCATTTCGCCGATCCGCCGCCGTTGCGGCGCGATAGCGGCCGCCATGGTGATCGCCATGCTGGGAAGCGGGGCAGGGCATGCCCGCGCGGGCGGCGCGCCGCAGCAACCGATGCAGGCCGTGGATGAGGCCAACCCGCTCGTCGGTACGGCACCGTTGGACCAGCAGGCGCTGATCGGCAACGCGCCGCCGCCGGGCGAACTGCTTTATTCGGGCATGCTTTCACCGGGCGCGATACTGCCGCACGGCGCAGTCGAAGCGGCACCGGTCAATGTCAACATCGACCTTGCCTATCCGGCGGGCGTCGCCGCACCCTACTACTACGCCAAGCCGACCATGATCGGCTTCACCGGCGGCGGCGGCTCGACCTATGGCGGCAATGCCCAGCCGATGATCATGCCGGTGGTGGGCGATTGGACCATGCCGCCGGATTACGCGCAGTCGTATTACGACAAGGCGACCGAAAAGGCGTCGCCGGGCTATTACTCGGTCTATCTCGACACCTCCCATACCAAGGTCGAGCTGACCGCGACACAGTGGACCAGCCTGATGCGGTTCACCTTCCCCGCAAGCCATCGCTCGAACGTGGTGGTCAACCTGCCTCGCGAGGGCGGCGACATCGAAGTGGTCGACGACCACACCCTTCGTGGCGTAAGCACGGACAAGCACTCGTGGGGCGGCGAGGACGGTCCCTGGTTCGTCGCCGAGTTCTCGCGGCCTTTCGCCAAGTTCGGCACCTTCCGCGCGGTACATCACGATGGCGACGGATTTCTCGGTGACGAAGACGTCGAAGCTGGCCGGCGTAATGTGTCGGGTAGCTATGCGGGCGCCTGGGTTACCTTCGACACGCAGGCCGGCGAGCAGGTGCTGGTGCGGATCGCCCATGGCCACAGCGCGGCGGAAGCCGAGCAGCGCCTGCATGCCAACGATGCGATCCGGGATTTCGACCGCGCGCACGCGAGTGCACGCGCAGCCTGGGCGCAGTTGCTTGACCGCGTGCAGGTCACCGGCGGCACGCCGAAGCAGCGCATGCTGTTCTATTCGACGCTCTACCACTCTTTCGCCAGCCCGCAGCTGGTTGCGCGCAAGGGCGAGCGTTTCACCGGCGCCGATGGAAAGGTGCATGTCGCCGGATACGACCGCTACGGACCGGTGCCGTTCTGGGACACTGGCCGCAATCAAATCGTGCTGCTGATGCTGATCGAGCCGAACGTCGTGCAGGACATCATGCGTTCGGAACTGGACCGCGCGCGCGAACACGGCTACATGGACACGTCCTTCCACGGCGACCACGCGTCGCTGATGTACGACGGCGCGTTTCAACGCGGCATTCCGTTCAACTACGCCGCGGCTTACGCCTACCTGCGCAAGAACGCGACCGATCCCGCGGGTCCGCGCGGTTACCTGGCCGAGTACATGAAGAACGGCTGGATCGCCGACATCGTGCCGCCCGGCAACCCGAGTCCACCGTATGCCGGCGGCAAGGCGGGCGTCGCCACCACGCTGGAATACGCCTGGGACGATCATGCGCTGGCCGACATCGCGCGCCGGCTCGGCAAGATGGATGACGCGCAGATGTTTCTGCGCCGCGCCGCGAACTACCGCAACGTGTTCGACCCCTCGGTCGGCTTCATGCGCGGCAGGACCGCCGACGGCCAGTGGATCGCGCCGTTCGATCCGGGTGAGCCTTACTACAACTTCATGATGAAGGAAGCCTCGGGCTGGTCCACGCTGTGGCTGGTGCCGCACGACGTGCAAGGCCTGGCCGACCTGCTCGGCGGGCGCGCCGCCTTCGATGCCAAGCTCGACGCGTTCTTCTCCACGCCTTACCGCGCCAAGGGCATCTGTCGCGATTGCACCGGCATGGTGGGGGAATATGTGCAAGGCAACCAGCCGGACCAGCAGGCCGCCTATCTCTACGCCTGGGGCGGCCAGCCTTGGAAGACGCAGGCGCTGGTGCGCCGCATCCTCGCCGAGCTGTACGGCAGCGACGCCAGCGGTTACGCCTATCCCGGTATGGACGACCAGGGCTCGACCTCGTCCTGGTACGTGCTCAGCGCGATGGGGTTCTATCCGGTGGATCCGTCCAGCCCGGACTACATCCTGGGCAGCCCGATCTTCGACCGGGTGCGCATGCGCATGGGCAACGGCAAGATGCTCGAGATCGACGCACTCAACAATTCGGCGCGTAACATGTATATCCAATCCGCCACGCTCAACGGCAAGCCGTGGAACAAGCCATGGTTCAGTCAGGCCGATATCGTCGACGGCGCCAAACTCGTGTTGACGATGGGGCCGAAGCCGAACAAATCCTGGGGCGCCGAGCCGGACGATGCGCCGCCCTCGATGACGATGCGCAAAGCAGGCACGAACTAA
- a CDS encoding TonB-dependent receptor yields the protein MRHAIALRRNALVSALSIALLSPLVVQAQTASSGDAQSAQPNSAQPANQKNAVKLQAVMVTGSMIPRVEVEGPAPVVSISGAEIKQQGFTTLWEFLDSLPQMGQQPQDPASWGATAVNARPVNLRNLGAGFSLLMINGVRVVDYPQPLGAQSSFQNYANLPTGMIDHVEILASGASSIYGSDAVAGVVNVILKKNYQGDNLQVTGGGATRGGRAYGDINFSGGKSGENWHILYNVEKSNRSALWGMDRPYQDSVADAGYGAWGPAARMFGYQYDTAGAIALSAMDGNGHYITPPTGTCGKFSNSQLSQSHSVSTSGTQITGTTDNGYYCSQPALFQNWVLTPGSRTTDGYFAGEYDFSNGLQFYGSAALYNTVGISQTQLPFFGYGGPFYDSSTGQTINALDRQLTAQEIGTSANTHDREQNWNITAGLRGTMFDGNFNWDFSLNSQKYIVREDFTGMDQAAMNNFFLGPQMGTTAGGLPIYAINWQRFWNPITPQQYSQFGVNGENTAESSLNQAQFRINGDLFKFPWVDESVGWAAVLEAADNDFLLSPDPREANSATFVDPFYNDNFGGGSRQRFSLGTEFRVPILNSLTWTISGRLDKYHDASSADIARTWGTGLEWRPLDSLLIRGSYGTNFKAPDMEAIYQGGSVVPQGIYEDYYQCINAIKAGNTSSTWCDGNTQRPQSQWYEQRTVGGPDLVPETGHSWTYGFVWQIPGVQGLSVSADYWHMGVSNAIEYIGQSTVLQDEAGCLTGYQADGSTGLSPYTAHVPGSAYCQMVIADVQRNAAGQITSVQSGPINEASLYVSGVDASLQYKLNTEEYGNFTTSINYTDNLSYKQRVLSSDPLLNTRYNNVASRVTWIGTWQKGDWNASISGVRDGRMRAPGYGNCNTLANGIQPSPVTYVSSDGTTVHTGVCQIGGVTVNDTVYYGHVPTWITWSGSIGWQINPETKLSFTVSNIFDRVSSIPYYAGGFEFVTTGQTGSEYNGREMFLTFDYKLD from the coding sequence ATGCGTCATGCCATCGCATTGCGTCGCAATGCACTTGTGAGTGCGCTTTCCATCGCGCTGCTGTCGCCGCTTGTCGTGCAGGCGCAAACAGCCTCGTCCGGCGATGCCCAGTCCGCGCAGCCCAATTCGGCGCAGCCGGCCAACCAGAAGAATGCGGTGAAGCTGCAGGCGGTCATGGTGACCGGCTCGATGATCCCGCGCGTGGAGGTCGAAGGGCCGGCGCCGGTGGTCAGCATTTCGGGCGCAGAGATCAAGCAGCAGGGTTTCACCACGCTGTGGGAATTCCTGGATTCGCTACCGCAGATGGGGCAGCAACCGCAAGATCCGGCCAGTTGGGGGGCCACCGCGGTGAATGCGCGCCCGGTGAATCTACGCAACCTGGGTGCTGGTTTCAGTCTGCTGATGATTAACGGCGTTCGCGTGGTGGATTACCCGCAACCGCTGGGCGCGCAGAGCAGCTTCCAGAACTACGCAAACCTGCCTACTGGCATGATCGATCATGTCGAGATCCTGGCTTCCGGTGCCTCGTCGATCTACGGTTCGGATGCGGTGGCGGGCGTGGTCAACGTGATCCTGAAGAAGAACTACCAGGGTGACAATCTGCAGGTCACCGGCGGCGGCGCCACCCGTGGCGGCCGCGCCTATGGCGACATCAATTTCTCCGGTGGCAAGTCCGGCGAAAACTGGCATATCCTCTACAACGTGGAGAAATCCAACCGCTCAGCCTTGTGGGGCATGGATCGGCCCTATCAGGACTCGGTGGCGGATGCGGGCTACGGCGCCTGGGGGCCGGCCGCGCGGATGTTCGGTTACCAGTACGACACGGCCGGTGCCATCGCGCTCTCCGCGATGGACGGCAACGGCCATTACATCACCCCGCCGACGGGCACCTGCGGCAAGTTCAGCAACTCGCAGTTGAGCCAGTCGCATAGCGTCAGTACCAGCGGCACGCAGATCACCGGTACCACCGACAATGGCTATTACTGTTCGCAGCCCGCCCTGTTTCAGAACTGGGTGCTGACGCCAGGCAGCCGCACCACCGACGGTTACTTTGCCGGCGAGTACGATTTCAGCAATGGCCTGCAATTCTACGGCTCGGCGGCCCTGTACAACACGGTGGGTATCTCGCAGACCCAGTTGCCCTTCTTTGGTTACGGTGGCCCGTTCTATGACTCGAGCACGGGGCAAACCATCAACGCACTCGACCGCCAGTTGACCGCGCAGGAAATCGGCACGTCCGCCAATACCCATGACCGCGAGCAGAACTGGAACATCACGGCCGGCCTGCGCGGCACCATGTTCGACGGCAACTTCAACTGGGACTTCAGCCTCAACAGCCAGAAGTACATCGTGCGCGAGGACTTTACGGGCATGGACCAGGCGGCCATGAACAACTTCTTCCTCGGGCCGCAGATGGGGACCACCGCAGGTGGGCTGCCCATCTACGCCATCAACTGGCAGCGCTTCTGGAACCCCATCACGCCGCAGCAATACAGCCAGTTCGGGGTCAATGGCGAGAACACGGCGGAGTCGTCGCTGAACCAGGCGCAGTTCCGCATCAACGGCGACCTGTTCAAGTTCCCGTGGGTGGACGAGTCGGTGGGTTGGGCGGCCGTGCTGGAAGCTGCGGACAACGATTTCCTGCTGTCGCCGGATCCGCGCGAGGCCAACAGCGCGACCTTCGTGGACCCCTTCTATAACGACAACTTTGGCGGCGGCAGCCGACAGCGCTTTTCGCTGGGCACCGAGTTCCGCGTGCCTATCCTGAACTCGCTGACTTGGACCATCTCCGGCCGCCTCGACAAGTACCACGACGCCAGCAGCGCCGACATTGCCCGTACCTGGGGCACCGGCCTCGAATGGCGCCCGCTCGACAGCCTGCTGATCCGCGGCAGCTACGGCACCAATTTCAAGGCGCCGGACATGGAGGCAATCTACCAGGGCGGCTCCGTCGTGCCGCAAGGCATTTACGAGGATTATTACCAGTGCATCAACGCCATCAAGGCTGGCAACACCTCGAGCACCTGGTGCGACGGTAATACTCAACGTCCCCAGTCGCAGTGGTACGAGCAGAGAACGGTCGGCGGCCCGGATCTGGTGCCGGAGACCGGCCACTCCTGGACCTATGGTTTTGTGTGGCAGATTCCGGGCGTGCAGGGCTTGTCCGTGTCTGCCGACTACTGGCACATGGGTGTGAGTAACGCCATCGAGTACATCGGCCAGAGCACCGTGCTCCAGGACGAGGCTGGCTGCCTTACCGGCTATCAGGCGGACGGCTCGACGGGTCTGTCGCCGTACACCGCGCACGTACCGGGATCGGCGTATTGCCAGATGGTGATAGCGGATGTGCAGCGCAATGCGGCAGGCCAGATCACCTCAGTGCAATCCGGCCCGATCAACGAGGCCTCGCTCTATGTGAGCGGTGTCGATGCCTCGCTGCAGTACAAGCTGAATACCGAGGAATACGGCAATTTCACCACCAGCATCAACTACACCGACAACCTCTCGTACAAGCAGCGCGTGCTGTCTTCCGACCCGTTGTTGAACACTCGTTACAACAACGTGGCGAGCAGGGTTACCTGGATCGGCACTTGGCAGAAGGGCGATTGGAACGCGTCGATCTCCGGCGTGCGCGATGGCCGCATGCGCGCACCTGGCTACGGTAACTGCAACACGCTAGCCAATGGCATCCAGCCGAGCCCGGTGACTTACGTCAGCAGTGACGGGACGACGGTCCATACCGGCGTTTGCCAGATCGGCGGGGTAACCGTCAATGACACCGTCTACTACGGCCATGTGCCGACGTGGATCACCTGGAGCGGCTCGATCGGCTGGCAGATCAACCCAGAGACCAAGCTGAGCTTCACAGTGTCCAATATCTTCGACAGGGTCTCTTCGATCCCGTACTACGCCGGTGGCTTCGAGTTCGTCACCACCGGCCAGACCGGCAGCGAATACAACGGTCGCGAAATGTTCCTGACGTTTGACTACAAGCTCGACTGA